The genomic region ACCTGGTGCTGAATTCCGCCACCCTGGATCAGATCAATGAAATTGAGATATGGATCAAATACAACAATACACTGATGAATGAATGGGGAATGAAAAAGAAGATCAAACCGGGTTATCGCTGTCTTTTTCACGGACCTCCCGGAACGGGTAAAACCCTTACTGCTTGCCTTCTGGGAAAATACACCGGCCGGGATGTCTTCAGGGTCGATCTGTCTACGGTTGTTTCCAAATTCATCGGTGAAACAGAAAAGAACCTTTCCGTACTTTTCGACAAAGCCGAAAGCAAGGACTGGATCCTCTTTTTCGATGAAGCCGATGCCCTTTTCGGTAAAAGAACGAACATCAGGGACGCCCATGACAAATATGCCAACCAGGAGGTTTCTTACCTTTTACAAAGGGTGGAAAGCCATTCCGGATTGGTTATCCTGGCTTCCAATTACAAAAGCAACATTGATGAAGCCTTTACGCGCCGGTTTCAGTCGCTGGTGCACTTTCCCATGCCAAAATCCGATGAGCGGCTAACCCTGTGGAAACAATCCCTGCCCGCAAATATCAACCTGGCCGGGGACATTAACCTGGAAGAAATTGCCCGCCAATACGAGTTATCCGGGGCCAACATCATTAACATCGTTCAATATGTATCTCTTCAAGCATTGTCAAAGGGGCATGACCACATCGATAACCTATTGCTGCAGGAAGGAATTAAGAAGGAGTACATCAAGGAGGGGAAGGTGATTTGATCCGTTCATTCGGTGTCATTCGATAGCTATTCATTGTCATTAAATTGTTTGACGGGAGTTTGACGTTTGATTGTTTGAGGTTAGAAAGGCTGCAGTTAATAGATATATATAATAGTCATCCGTCAAAAGCCGGACAAGTTTTATTGTCATTAAGTCATTAAGTGGTCATTTTTTGTATTCGCAGAAAAGCCCTGGCCTTCGTTTCATTCCGGCCGTAACGGTAGGGAAGAGCCGCCTGCCCCGCTGGCTGAAGCG from Bacteroidales bacterium harbors:
- a CDS encoding ATP-binding protein; protein product: MIIEKIIKESNNMMTQNGQHFLEWELDWLAKVVTTRLENHFKIKQEQKEVDAIPPPDIEQVRCSYAQFARSNNLNFEERVILILSLVPFIKPNFLDDLISGVLKNPGEFPQIGGVRGKAFRGILPTVETALFILAGDDLNRRFHVQSYFNQDHLFFTKQIIHLEDGFDSEPSMSNRIVLDDEYVELFTVGEVSKPKLSTSFPAQLITTEMEWGDLVLNSATLDQINEIEIWIKYNNTLMNEWGMKKKIKPGYRCLFHGPPGTGKTLTACLLGKYTGRDVFRVDLSTVVSKFIGETEKNLSVLFDKAESKDWILFFDEADALFGKRTNIRDAHDKYANQEVSYLLQRVESHSGLVILASNYKSNIDEAFTRRFQSLVHFPMPKSDERLTLWKQSLPANINLAGDINLEEIARQYELSGANIINIVQYVSLQALSKGHDHIDNLLLQEGIKKEYIKEGKVI